From the Dictyoglomus sp. NZ13-RE01 genome, one window contains:
- a CDS encoding alpha-amylase codes for MSWWKSAVFYQIYPRSFFDSNDDGIGDLKGITKKLDYLKWLGIDAIWISPFFKSPMLDGGYDISDYYDVDPIFGTMKDFDELLEEAHKRNIKVIIDQVFNHTSDQHPWFQESKKDRTNPKADWYIWMDPKPDGSPPNNWISFFSGSKPQSAWEWCEERKQYYLHLFAKEQPDLNWRNEEVKKAIFDVMRFWLDKGVDGFRFDVVSSFFKDPKFRDIVKRKKVIAPGEITPIKEYHIFPFVGRPETFLLIEEIRDLLDSYEPERIGIGEVSSYSGLFFYLLFTLPGRLHLAFNFDFLHNLTFDAHVIYNLIKNQEDLFENLSWPCYVLGNHDVYRYISRLRYLLREEGKEIELPRDLVSKLMATLLLTLRGTPFIYYGEEIGMENTPIPYEKIEDPMGKALWPEKEGRDTARTPMQWDDSKYAGFSNVEPWLPVNENKTYVNVEKEKKDKNSILNYYRNLIYKRRESLALKLGDLEFVIPGINDILAYMRVHEEERKLIILNFSDKEKKISIDYKGKIFIGTHREEGEKIDGEINLLPFEGLVIEV; via the coding sequence ATGTCTTGGTGGAAGTCTGCAGTTTTTTATCAAATATATCCAAGAAGCTTTTTTGATAGTAATGATGACGGGATAGGAGATTTAAAGGGAATAACTAAAAAATTGGACTATTTAAAATGGCTTGGAATAGATGCTATTTGGATATCGCCCTTTTTTAAATCTCCTATGTTAGATGGAGGTTATGATATATCGGATTATTATGATGTGGATCCTATATTTGGAACCATGAAGGACTTTGATGAGCTCTTAGAAGAGGCTCATAAAAGAAATATAAAGGTTATTATTGATCAGGTCTTTAACCATACTTCAGATCAGCATCCATGGTTCCAAGAGTCAAAAAAGGATAGAACAAATCCTAAAGCGGATTGGTATATTTGGATGGATCCAAAGCCAGATGGCTCACCCCCAAATAACTGGATATCCTTTTTCTCTGGAAGCAAGCCTCAAAGTGCTTGGGAGTGGTGTGAAGAAAGAAAACAATACTATCTTCATTTATTTGCTAAGGAACAGCCTGACCTAAATTGGAGGAATGAAGAAGTTAAAAAGGCCATATTTGATGTTATGAGGTTTTGGCTTGACAAGGGAGTAGATGGCTTTAGATTTGATGTGGTAAGTTCCTTTTTTAAAGATCCAAAATTTAGAGATATCGTAAAAAGGAAAAAAGTCATTGCCCCTGGAGAAATAACTCCAATAAAAGAATATCATATCTTCCCTTTTGTAGGAAGACCTGAAACCTTTTTATTGATAGAGGAAATAAGAGATTTATTAGATTCCTATGAGCCTGAAAGAATTGGCATTGGTGAAGTTTCCTCCTATAGTGGACTATTTTTCTACCTTTTGTTTACCCTTCCTGGAAGATTACATCTTGCTTTTAACTTTGATTTTTTACATAATCTCACCTTTGATGCCCATGTGATTTATAATCTAATTAAAAATCAGGAGGATCTATTTGAAAACTTATCTTGGCCTTGTTATGTTTTGGGAAACCATGATGTTTATAGATATATATCCCGCTTAAGATATCTTTTGAGGGAAGAAGGAAAAGAAATAGAACTTCCAAGAGATCTTGTATCTAAACTAATGGCTACTTTACTTCTTACTTTAAGAGGAACTCCCTTTATTTATTATGGTGAAGAAATAGGAATGGAAAATACACCTATTCCTTATGAAAAAATAGAGGACCCAATGGGAAAGGCATTATGGCCTGAGAAAGAAGGAAGAGATACAGCAAGAACCCCCATGCAATGGGATGATTCAAAATATGCTGGATTTTCTAATGTGGAGCCTTGGTTACCAGTAAACGAAAATAAAACTTATGTAAATGTAGAGAAAGAAAAGAAAGATAAAAATTCTATCCTGAATTATTACAGAAATTTAATTTATAAAAGAAGAGAATCTTTAGCATTAAAACTCGGAGATCTTGAATTTGTAATTCCTGGAATAAACGATATATTAGCCTATATGAGGGTTCATGAAGAGGAAAGGAAATTAATAATATTAAATTTCAGTGATAAAGAAAAGAAAATATCTATTGATTATAAAGGTAAAATATTTATTGGAACCCATAGGGAAGAAGGAGAAAAAATAGATGGAGAGATTAATCTTCTTCCCTTTGAAGGTTTGGTAATAGAGGTTTGA
- a CDS encoding PTS ascorbate transporter subunit IIB yields MKILAVCGMGLGSSLILKMTVEKAVKELGLNAEVVTADIVTAKGAGSDADIIITSEELAQQLGDIKSKIVTVKNFVNVEEFVNGLKKVLNL; encoded by the coding sequence TTGAAGATATTAGCAGTGTGTGGAATGGGTCTTGGTAGTTCTTTAATTTTAAAAATGACGGTAGAAAAAGCTGTAAAGGAGTTAGGATTGAATGCTGAGGTTGTTACAGCTGATATAGTGACAGCAAAAGGAGCTGGTTCTGATGCTGACATAATAATAACTTCTGAGGAATTAGCTCAACAATTGGGGGACATAAAATCAAAGATTGTAACGGTAAAGAATTTTGTAAATGTTGAAGAGTTTGTGAATGGTCTCAAAAAAGTTTTAAATTTATAA
- a CDS encoding ABC transporter substrate-binding protein → MRKGILVSILLISLLVLSSLTSAQQKTLTVISGWAGAEMEGFMPVLKAFEQETGIKVEYKIYRAEDLATLLPAQFSAKTTPGDVIFMWAWFIKEKAKEGHVLELTGLINEKDFVKGSLDAVKIGNKIYGGVYTGKVKPGFWYRKSFFQKNNLTVPNSWTSFVSLLKKIKQIPGIKAPIASGDGVGWPLSDVTEHFLATFGGPQLNLDLIAGKVRWTDPKVRAIFENRLVPLLKAGYFGEPTEWTMALQMWWNGDYGLYFMGSWITGMVKDPSDLGVFSLPGARGIVFGADYLFVPAYTKYPEEAKKLAQFLVTKGQEIQVRQGGHIATNIHVPLSSYPPVDREVANLMKGKTALPDLDDSIGGEFQATFWDQLKLLWVRPERVDDVLKTLDEKAPKK, encoded by the coding sequence ATGAGAAAAGGTATTTTAGTATCAATTCTTTTAATTTCCTTGCTTGTTCTTTCCTCTTTAACATCCGCTCAGCAAAAAACATTAACAGTAATCAGTGGATGGGCAGGCGCTGAAATGGAAGGATTTATGCCTGTCCTTAAAGCCTTTGAGCAGGAAACAGGAATAAAAGTAGAATATAAGATTTATAGAGCGGAAGATCTTGCAACCCTTCTTCCAGCACAATTTTCAGCAAAGACTACTCCTGGTGATGTAATTTTCATGTGGGCATGGTTTATCAAAGAGAAGGCAAAAGAAGGACATGTTCTTGAGCTTACAGGATTAATAAATGAGAAAGATTTTGTAAAAGGCTCCTTGGATGCAGTAAAAATTGGAAATAAAATTTATGGTGGAGTATATACAGGAAAAGTAAAACCAGGATTTTGGTATAGAAAATCCTTCTTCCAAAAAAACAATCTTACAGTTCCTAATAGCTGGACAAGTTTTGTTTCTTTATTGAAAAAGATAAAGCAAATTCCAGGAATTAAAGCTCCAATAGCCAGTGGGGATGGTGTTGGTTGGCCACTTTCTGATGTAACTGAGCATTTCTTAGCAACTTTTGGTGGACCACAACTAAACTTAGATTTGATTGCAGGAAAAGTTAGATGGACAGATCCTAAAGTAAGAGCAATATTTGAAAATAGGTTAGTTCCTCTACTTAAGGCTGGATATTTTGGAGAGCCTACTGAATGGACTATGGCTCTTCAGATGTGGTGGAATGGAGATTATGGATTATACTTTATGGGAAGTTGGATTACTGGAATGGTTAAAGATCCATCTGATTTAGGAGTATTCTCTCTTCCTGGAGCAAGAGGAATAGTTTTTGGAGCAGATTATTTATTTGTTCCAGCGTATACTAAATATCCAGAGGAAGCAAAGAAATTAGCACAATTCTTAGTGACAAAAGGTCAAGAGATTCAAGTAAGACAGGGTGGACATATTGCTACAAATATTCATGTGCCTTTGTCTTCCTACCCACCTGTAGATAGAGAAGTAGCTAATTTAATGAAAGGAAAAACTGCACTTCCTGACTTAGATGATAGTATTGGTGGAGAATTTCAGGCTACTTTTTGGGATCAGTTAAAACTTCTCTGGGTAAGACCTGAAAGAGTAGATGATGTATTAAAAACTTTAGATGAGAAAGCACCAAAGAAGTAG
- the ptsP gene encoding phosphoenolpyruvate--protein phosphotransferase: MRVLKGIPASSGIGIGKIFVWRVKEEDFSYKGLEAKSLWNKAKEILKKDLESKINNLSEIEKELVSFYLLLLDDPYFQEYLYEKIEDGLDFKRSLEETIEKFKKEFLSLDSYFQARAQDIEALKQEIFRVLRDESYPNLNEPSILVSQELTPWQLINLPKENLLGIVSSKGGVLSHLSIIARNFNLPLVIGIDISEIKEKSLGIIDGEKGILILDPTPLEVDRYKKLYEKVRKIQEESKLFKNYIPKKMNNKSLIIASNIGSLEDAYLALEQGAMGIGLFRTEFLFLSRNNPPSEEEQYEVYKKVGDLFSEYPVIIRTLDIGGDKFLPYIKFEKEENPFLGLRGLRWSLHEKELFKTQIKAILRAKKGNNIHLMFPMVNFSEEIVKAKKIIEEAQEELKSEGKEYDVPPIGIMLETPISILNIHNLAPLVDFFSLGTNDLLQYTFATDRTNEKVSYLYKPYHPSFWKLIKEAIDSAHKFGKWIGICGELGGDLKAFPLLYSLDIDEVSVAPLKVPMIKLLSSKVSKIDISFDKLKEEELEEILEKNYERILENI; the protein is encoded by the coding sequence ATGAGGGTGCTAAAAGGAATTCCTGCATCTTCTGGAATTGGTATAGGTAAAATTTTTGTTTGGAGAGTTAAAGAAGAGGATTTTTCTTATAAAGGATTAGAGGCGAAATCCCTATGGAATAAAGCAAAAGAAATATTGAAAAAGGACTTAGAGAGTAAGATAAATAATTTAAGTGAAATTGAGAAGGAATTAGTCTCTTTTTATCTTCTTTTATTGGATGACCCATACTTCCAGGAATATTTATATGAAAAAATAGAAGATGGTTTAGATTTTAAAAGGTCTTTAGAAGAAACCATTGAAAAATTCAAAAAAGAATTCCTGAGTTTGGATAGTTATTTTCAAGCAAGAGCTCAAGACATAGAAGCTCTCAAGCAGGAGATATTTAGAGTTCTTAGGGATGAAAGTTATCCAAATTTAAATGAACCTTCCATCTTAGTTTCTCAAGAGTTAACTCCATGGCAATTAATTAATCTTCCGAAGGAAAATCTTTTAGGTATTGTTAGCAGTAAAGGTGGAGTACTTTCTCATCTTTCCATAATTGCTAGAAATTTCAATTTACCTCTTGTTATTGGGATTGATATATCAGAAATAAAAGAAAAAAGTTTGGGAATCATAGATGGAGAAAAAGGTATCCTTATATTAGATCCGACCCCATTAGAGGTTGATAGATACAAAAAGTTATATGAAAAAGTTAGGAAAATTCAGGAAGAGTCAAAACTTTTTAAAAATTACATCCCAAAGAAGATGAATAATAAAAGTTTGATAATAGCAAGTAATATTGGAAGTTTGGAAGATGCATATTTGGCTTTGGAACAAGGAGCCATGGGGATTGGACTTTTTAGAACAGAATTTTTGTTTTTATCAAGAAATAATCCTCCATCAGAAGAAGAACAATATGAAGTTTATAAAAAAGTTGGAGATCTATTTTCAGAATATCCAGTAATTATTAGGACCTTAGATATAGGTGGGGATAAGTTTCTTCCTTATATTAAGTTTGAGAAGGAAGAAAATCCCTTTTTAGGACTTAGGGGATTAAGATGGTCTTTACATGAAAAGGAGCTTTTCAAAACCCAAATAAAGGCAATATTAAGAGCAAAAAAAGGTAATAATATTCATTTAATGTTTCCTATGGTTAATTTTTCTGAAGAAATTGTTAAAGCGAAAAAAATAATAGAAGAAGCTCAGGAAGAACTAAAAAGTGAAGGAAAAGAATATGATGTACCTCCTATAGGGATCATGCTTGAAACACCTATATCAATATTGAACATTCATAATTTAGCTCCTTTAGTGGACTTTTTTAGTCTTGGGACGAATGACTTATTGCAATATACTTTTGCTACTGATAGAACAAATGAAAAAGTTTCCTATCTTTATAAACCTTATCATCCTTCTTTTTGGAAATTAATTAAAGAAGCCATAGATTCTGCTCATAAATTTGGGAAATGGATAGGTATTTGTGGAGAATTAGGAGGAGACCTAAAGGCTTTTCCTCTCCTTTACTCTTTGGATATAGATGAGGTTAGTGTTGCTCCTTTAAAAGTACCAATGATTAAGTTATTAAGTTCTAAAGTCTCTAAGATTGATATTTCTTTTGATAAATTGAAAGAAGAGGAATTAGAAGAGATTTTAGAAAAAAATTATGAAAGAATTTTGGAGAATATATAA
- a CDS encoding PTS ascorbate transporter subunit IIC yields MGFLKFLQDILSVPAILVGIVAFVGLVVQKKTFSEVISGSIKSVLGFLILVAGAVTLIGSLNALGPMLEVGFGIKGVVPNNEAIVAIAQKTLGRETALIMVFGFLVNILLARITPFKFIWLTGHHSFYMACLISATLGTVGLSGVWLIIVGSIILGLMQVLMPAWIHPYMRKVTGSDDIALGHFGTLGYFVSGTIGKLVGNPEDSTEKLSFPKSLGFLRESLVATGLVMIIVFLIASFAVGGSYVESKLSGGQNFIVFAIVQALTFAAGVGVVIYGVRMIVAEIVPAFKGISDKIVPEAKPALDCPVTFPYAPNAVIIGFIFSFLGGIVSMLIMPLLGLPVIIPGLVPHFFVGGTAGVLGNATGGKKGAILGSFVNGIIISFGAALLLPALGNLGFENTTFGDSDFQWLGILISLIGRLFK; encoded by the coding sequence ATGGGTTTTCTTAAGTTTCTCCAAGATATTTTAAGCGTGCCGGCAATTTTAGTAGGAATTGTTGCTTTTGTGGGATTAGTAGTACAGAAAAAGACATTTTCTGAAGTGATAAGTGGAAGTATTAAAAGTGTGCTGGGATTTCTTATTTTGGTGGCTGGAGCAGTAACCTTAATTGGTTCTCTAAATGCATTAGGTCCTATGTTAGAGGTTGGATTTGGAATTAAAGGAGTAGTTCCTAATAATGAAGCAATAGTAGCAATTGCTCAAAAGACTTTAGGAAGAGAAACTGCCTTAATTATGGTATTTGGTTTTCTCGTGAATATTCTTCTTGCTCGTATTACACCTTTTAAATTTATATGGTTGACTGGACACCATAGTTTCTACATGGCATGTCTTATCTCTGCCACTTTAGGTACTGTAGGACTGAGTGGAGTTTGGCTTATTATAGTTGGCTCAATAATTCTTGGTTTAATGCAAGTACTCATGCCTGCATGGATACACCCATACATGAGAAAGGTTACAGGCTCTGATGATATTGCTTTAGGGCATTTTGGTACCTTAGGATACTTTGTATCTGGAACAATTGGCAAACTTGTAGGAAATCCTGAAGATAGTACAGAAAAACTGTCATTTCCAAAAAGCTTAGGATTCTTAAGAGAGTCTTTAGTAGCAACAGGTTTAGTTATGATTATAGTTTTCCTTATTGCAAGCTTTGCAGTAGGGGGCAGTTATGTTGAAAGTAAACTTAGTGGAGGACAAAATTTCATTGTTTTTGCTATAGTACAAGCTCTTACTTTTGCTGCTGGTGTTGGAGTTGTAATTTATGGAGTTAGAATGATCGTAGCAGAAATAGTTCCCGCATTTAAAGGTATCTCTGATAAAATTGTCCCTGAGGCAAAACCAGCTTTAGATTGTCCTGTTACCTTCCCATATGCTCCAAATGCAGTAATAATAGGGTTTATTTTTAGCTTTTTGGGTGGCATAGTTTCTATGTTGATAATGCCACTTTTAGGACTTCCAGTTATAATTCCTGGATTGGTACCACATTTCTTTGTAGGAGGTACAGCAGGAGTTTTAGGTAATGCAACAGGTGGAAAGAAAGGGGCGATATTAGGATCTTTTGTTAATGGTATTATAATTAGTTTTGGTGCAGCACTATTATTACCAGCCCTTGGAAATCTTGGTTTTGAGAATACAACTTTTGGAGATTCAGACTTCCAATGGCTTGGAATTTTAATAAGCTTAATTGGAAGATTATTTAAATAA